In one Fusarium falciforme chromosome 5, complete sequence genomic region, the following are encoded:
- a CDS encoding MFS domain-containing protein, whose translation MESADQVQRKQSLDEVEDLEKPTQHSERVDKELAQYVSDVRIDISPERSAQLRKMIDKRVLLVMICTYFLQAIDKGTLSFASIMGLTADTGLENPDGTISQNFSWLTTCIYLAILVVEYPQNWLISRVPIAKYLSFCIIAWGATLACHAACKNFTSLVIVRTLLGIFESACQPCFVILSAIWYRREEQASRVTYWYMMNGAQQIVGGLLAYCFSLIKSGPLRSWQWLFLSYGVISVVFGFFVLWWMPDSPMRAKCWTEQEKHEMVERVRDNQTGIQNKKFKKEQFLEGLKDPQTYGYALISLCTTIPTSGLGAFANIIIKSFGFSTLETQLLAMVLGFYIIIVLLSSAWLVKKTNQNLLVMLGFCVPSFVGTILLMTIPNRTFSQHVGLLICYYITLSFWSAQTLGLSMISRNTAGQTKKTVVVAFNFIIWAAGNAIGPQVFLSHDGPRYFIAFATHLGCYSLLVIVILALRWHLRRENRRRDEMAAAGIAEASVDATARAWEDLTDKENLSFRYVY comes from the exons ATGGAGTCCGCCGACCAAGTCCAGCGCAAGCAGTCCCTCGACGAGGTCGAAGACCTTGAGAAGCCCACTCAGCACTCTGAGCGAGTTGACAAGGAGCTTGCCCAGTATGTCTCTGATGTCCGTATCGACATCAGCCCCGAGCGTAGCGCCCAGCTGCGAAAGATGATTGACAAGCGAGTCCTTCTCGTCATGATCTGTACCTACTTTCTACAGGCCATTGACAAGGGCACTCTCTCGTTTGCCTCCATCATGGGCCTCACGGCCGACACTGGCCTGGAGAACCCAGACGGGACCATCAGCCAAAAT TTCTCGTGGCTCACTACATGTATCTACCTCGcgatcctcgtcgtcgaatACCCCCAGAATTGGCTCATCTCCCGTGTTCCCATTGCCAAATACCTGAGCTTCTGCATCATCGCCTGGGGTGCTACTCTTGCCTGTCATGCTGCCTGCAAGAACTTCACCAGCCTGGTCATTGTGCGAACTCTCCTAGGTATCTTTGAGTCGGCATGCCAGCCATGCTTTGTCATCCTGTCTGCCATCTGGTACCGTCGTGAGGAGCAGGCCTCTCGTGTCACTTACTG GTACATGATGAATGGAGCCCAGCAGATCGTCGGTGGCCTCCTCGCCTACTGCTTCTCCCTCATCAAGAGCGGCCCCCTCAGGTCGTGGCAGTGGCTATTCCTCTCGTACGGTGTCATCTCGGTcgtctttggcttcttcgtTCTCTGGTGGATGCCCGACTCTCCCATGCGCGCCAAGTGCTGGACCGAGCAGGAGAAGCACGAGATGGTTGAGCGCGTCCGCGACAACCAGACGGGTATCCAGAACAAAAAGTTCAAGAAGGAGCAGTTCCTCGAGGGTCTCAAGGACCCCCAGACCTACGGCTACGCACTCATTTCTCTGTGCACCACCATCCCTACGTCTGGTCTCGGTGCCTttgccaacatcatcatcaagagcTTCGGCTTCAGCACCCTTGAGACTCAGCTCCTTGCCatggtcttgggcttctACATCATCATTGTGCTGCTGTCATCGGCTTGGCttgtcaagaagaccaaTCAGAACCTTCTGGTTATGCTTGGCTTCTGTGTCCC GTCCTTCGTCGGCACCATTCTCCTCATGACTATCCCCAACCGGACCTTTTCCCAGCACGTCGGTCTCCTCATCTGCTACTACATCACCCTCTCCTTCTGGTCCGCCCAGACTCTCGGTCTCTCCATGATCTCGCGAAACACTGCCGGTCAGACCAAGAAGACAGTCGTTGTCGCATTCAACTTCATCATCTGGGCCGCCGGTAACGCCATCGGCCCCCAAGTTTTCCTCTCTCACGACGGCCCCCGCTACTTCATCGCCTTTGCCACCCACCTGGGTTGCTACAGTCTTCtggtcatcgtcatcctcgctcTACGATGGCACCTGCGCCGTGAGAACCGTCGCCGCGACGAGATGGCCGCCGCGGGCATTGCCGAGGCAAGTGTCGACGCCACGGCGCGCGCTTGGGAGGATCTTACGGACAAGGAGAACCTGAGCTTCCGCTACGTCTACTGA